Proteins encoded together in one Coffea arabica cultivar ET-39 chromosome 2c, Coffea Arabica ET-39 HiFi, whole genome shotgun sequence window:
- the LOC113725876 gene encoding DAG protein, chloroplastic-like translates to MATLNLSNLTKTLNPSFQSHPKTPTFLQSLPNPFPSASPSFLPCTLPLQKSIQLSRIPLVKAASDNNDFSARRSSSSSNEPRETIMLPGCDYNHWLIVMEFPKDPAPTREQMIDTYLETLAKVLGSMEEAKKNMYAFSTTTYTGFQCTVDEETSEKFKGMPGVLWVLPDSYIDVKNKDYGGDKYVNGEIIPCQYPTYQPKQSNRSKYKSKAYVRQRDGPPPERRRPRQGATPESASQ, encoded by the exons ATGGCAACTCTCAATCTCTCTAACCTGAccaaaaccctaaaccctagcTTCCAATCCCACCCCAAAACCCCGACTTTTCTGCAATCTCTCCCCAACCCATTTCCTTCTGCCTCCCCATCGTTTCTCCCATGCACTCTCCCACTCCAGAAATCCATCCAATTGTCAAGAATCCCGCTTGTAAAAGCAGCTTCTGATAATAATGACTTCTCTGCTAGgagaagcagcagcagcagcaatgAGCCGAGAGAGACTATTATGCTACCTGGCTGTGACTATAATCATTGGTTGATTGTCATGGAGTTCCCGAAAGACCCTGCTCCTACTAGAGAACAGATGATTGATACTTATCTTGAAACTCTTGCCAAGGTTCTTGGCAG CATGGAAGAAGCAAAGAAGAATATGTATGCCTTCAGTACGACCACATACACTGGATTCCAGTGCACTGTAGATGAAGAAACATCTGAGAAATTCAAAG gaaTGCCAGGGGTTCTGTGGGTCCTTCCAGACTCTTATATAGATGTTAAGAACAAGGACTATGGAG gtGACAAGTATGTAAATGGAGAGATAATACCTTGCCAGTACCCTACTTATCAGCCAAAGCAGTCTAATAGATCCAAGTACAAGAGCAAAGCATATGTGAGGCAAAGAGATGGTCCTCCACCTGAACGAAGAAGACCAAGACAAGGAGCTACTCCAGAATCTGCCTCACAATGA
- the LOC113721907 gene encoding uncharacterized protein isoform X1, with protein sequence MATFRKNHLTPYLTSELLLHLFLLLPLASGSIHELLVSQGLPAGLFPKDVVKSYDLDEDGLLQVYLDKPCVAKFETRVFFDSVVRANLTYGGLTGVEGLSQEELFLWLPVKDIIVYDPSSGLILFDIGLAHRQMSLSLFEEPPVCNPQNEVEEKIDGEKGLIQVQR encoded by the exons ATGGCCACCTTTCGCAAAAACCACCTCACGCCATACCTGACATCTGAACTTCTTCTGcacctctttcttcttcttcctcttgcatcAGGGTCAATCCATGAGCTCCTCGTCAGCCAAGGCTTGCCggccggacttttccctaaagATGTAGTAAaatcatatgatcttgatgaaGATGGGCTTCTTCAGGTTTACTTGGACAAGCCATGTGTGGCCAAGTTTGAGACCAGGGTTTTCTTTGACAGCGTGGTTAGAGCTAATCTTACCTACGGTGGACTTACCGGGGTGGAGGGTTTGTCTCAAGAAGAGCTGTTTTTGTGGTTGCCTGTGAAAGATATCATAGTTTATGATCCTTCTTCCGGCCTCATTCTCTTTGATATTGGCTTGGCTCACAGACAGATGTCCCTTTCTCTCTTTGAAGAGCCTCCTGTTTGCAATCCTCAAA ATGAGGTGGAGGAGAAGATTGATGGCGAGAAGGGATTAATTCAAGTTCAGAGATAG
- the LOC113721907 gene encoding uncharacterized protein isoform X2 — translation MATFRKNHLTPYLTSELLLHLFLLLPLASGSIHELLVSQGLPAGLFPKDVVKSYDLDEDGLLQVYLDKPCVAKFETRVFFDSVVRANLTYGGLTGVEGLSQEELFLWLPVKDIIVYDPSSGLILFDIGLAHRQMSLSLFEEPPVCNPQKAKNKEEEEEDCKY, via the exons ATGGCCACCTTTCGCAAAAACCACCTCACGCCATACCTGACATCTGAACTTCTTCTGcacctctttcttcttcttcctcttgcatcAGGGTCAATCCATGAGCTCCTCGTCAGCCAAGGCTTGCCggccggacttttccctaaagATGTAGTAAaatcatatgatcttgatgaaGATGGGCTTCTTCAGGTTTACTTGGACAAGCCATGTGTGGCCAAGTTTGAGACCAGGGTTTTCTTTGACAGCGTGGTTAGAGCTAATCTTACCTACGGTGGACTTACCGGGGTGGAGGGTTTGTCTCAAGAAGAGCTGTTTTTGTGGTTGCCTGTGAAAGATATCATAGTTTATGATCCTTCTTCCGGCCTCATTCTCTTTGATATTGGCTTGGCTCACAGACAGATGTCCCTTTCTCTCTTTGAAGAGCCTCCTGTTTGCAATCCTCAAA aagcgaaaaataaagaagaagaagaagaagattgcAAATATTAG
- the LOC113725875 gene encoding uncharacterized protein has translation MAFYGFKGDVDECYWAPYMSSTCDYDALLPPPASLAYSSYEVNEPRLYSYNFFDSYATQPVQNYSVHSFSEPRLIQYERPPSYGVDSFYSRANFTISYSTLEFNEPEWDEYDPTPYGGGYDQTQTYGKPLPPSDAICYPRSSPQPNGELLGGFSYASTPSAYGEKDGHSTKPDDGRKPTDTKEQEQESLDGGADTVTEGTDDNVKDDDDLGKALEEKLGDVDGKLPEREPRDFDEIPSSDYGRNGGYGHEWNKQVPYIPHGSGLESLDLCESIFGYWPCLAKIERQQKCPVCDEANRNDPWKSTADYLFGSPYGYGEQQDGGSGNYYDRSGSYYQDQHQYLQQ, from the coding sequence ATGGCTTTCTATGGCTTCAAGGGAGATGTCGATGAGTGTTACTGGGCTCCTTATATGAGCAGTACTTGTGATTATGATGCTCTTCTTCCGCCTCCAGCTTCATTAGCATATTCTTCATATGAGGTGAATGAGCCGAGGTTATATTCTTACAATTTCTTTGATTCTTATGCCACTCAACCAGTACAAAACTACTCTGTGCATAGTTTTTCTGAACCGAGGCTTATCCAATATGAGCGACCTCCCTCCTATGGTGTTGATTCCTTTTATTCTCGGGCAAATTTCACAATCTCTTACTCCACCTTAGAGTTTAATGAGCCTGAGTGGGATGAATATGATCCAACACCTTATGGCGGTGGCTATGATCAAACTCAAACCTATGGCAAACCTCTTCCTCCCTCAGATGCAATCTGTTATCCTCGTTCCAGCCCACAACCAAATGGTGAATTGTTGGGCGGCTTTTCGTATGCATCCACTCCTTCAGCTTATGGAGAAAAAGATGGCCATTCAACGAAGCCTGATGATGGACGCAAGCCTACTGACACCAAAGAGCAAGAGCAAGAATCCCTTGATGGTGGTGCAGATACTGTTACCGAGGGAACTGATGACAATGTTAAGGACGACGACGATCTTGGGAAAGCTCTGGAGGAAAAACTTGGTGATGTTGATGGGAAATTGCCGGAGCGAGAACCCCGGGATTTTGATGAAATTCCTTCATCTGATTATGGAAGAAACGGTGGATATGGTCATGAATGGAACAAGCAAGTACCATATATTCCGCATGGTTCTGGTTTGGAATCTCTGGACCTTTGTGAAAGTATATTCGGTTATTGGCCCTGCTTAGCCAAAATCGAACGGCAGCAGAAATGTCCAGTTTGTGATGAAGCAAACAGAAATGACCCCTGGAAAAGCACAGCAGATTATCTTTTCGGAAGTCCCTATGGATATGGTGAGCAACAGGATGGAGGTAGTGGTAATTATTATGATAGAAGCGGAAGTTATTATCAGGATCAACATCAGTACCTACAGCAATGA